TTCTGGAAATTCTCTTTGTGAATCACAAAGGATAAATAGAATTTTCAAATTTTGCCAAGTATTTAGGAAACCTTCCAAAAGTTTCATCATATCTTTGTGTTCCTTATGAGAGGCTTTTGAATAACCAAACCCTGGTAAGTCGACAAGATTAAATCCTTCTTTTGTTCTGAAAATATTTATGAGTTTCGTTTTCCCAGGTGTTCTCGAAACTTTTGCGAGTCCTCTGTGGTTTGAAAGAGCGTTGAGTAAACTTGATTTTCCTGAATTGGACCTTCCCATAAAAGCGATAGAAGGAATGGAATCTAACTCTTCTTTTTCGCTTAGATTGGCGATGGAAGTGAAGAACTTAGTTTCCGGGAAGGGAATTTCTTTTGAGTACTTATGCATCTAGTTCACCTTTCCAGATAGATTCGTTTGGGATAATTCTTTTCGCTTTTCGAAAAGAGAGAAAACAAAATTTGAATGGGTTCCCCTTCAAAATAAAGGATGGGAATATAGGTTCTTAGGAAAAACGGGATTCCATTTTCCCGCATACATTCGGAAATTTCCTTATTCCCAGAGCGGATTTGAATTTTTTGACCATGATGCCAAGATCCAAGGCTGTATTTTTCTTCTGGATCGGAAAGTCTGAATCTGTTTTGATTCCATTCAATATTTAAATAGGATCCATCTCGTGAAGAAACTGCTTTTTTAAAAGCTGGAGACTTTTTATCAATGATAAAAAGATCACCAAACTTCGATTTGTATAGAAAACAGTTTTTATTTTCTAAAAATGCCCTTTCCCCTTCCGATTGGAGATGGAAATTATCAAATCCCGATTTGTATAAAGGATAGTGGCCAAGTAACTTTAAATGAAAATCAATCAGATCTTTTTTGGCGGATAAATTGAGACTAGTCCAAGTTTCGTGTGGGATACGAAAGATATGTGGTTCTTGTTTGGAGGTGGATACCTTTTTTAAATCAAATTGTAAATTGAGTTGAGAACGATCATGAAAATTCCAATAGGTTTTATGAAAGTTCCAATTTTCTTTTTCTAATATAGGAAGTAAGTCCATACGAATTCGATTACGTTTGAAACTGGGATCTTTGTTGGATTCGTCTTCAAAGATCTTCATATTGTTGGTTATAAAGTCATAGAGTAATTCTAATTCCCTATCTTCAAAAAAGACTAAAGGTAAAAATCGTTCCCCATCAAAAGGAGGGAGCGTATAAAAAGCTTTTTTTCCACCTCCTCTTGTTAGATGTAAAAAAATGGACTCTGTATAATCTTTACAATGATGACCGGTAAGGATTACTGCTGAAATTTTATCGGTAATTTTTTTAAGTTCGTGGTAACGAACGAGTCTTCCCGTTTCCTCTAATCCTTTTTTTAGTTTGAGAGAAAGATTTGGGATTTTTTTTTTACAAAATGAAAAGGGAACTGAGTAGATTCTAAAAACTGGAGTAATTCTTTTTCTTCTGTTTCGATGGAACGAATCCCATGAGATAAATAAAATAATGTGGGTGATTGGATTTGGTAAGTATCCTTAAGATATTTAAAAAACAAAACCAAAAGGGATGAATCTTTTCCGCCAGAATATGAGATGAGAAACTGGGTTTTGTTTTCTACCCAGGTTGTTGCAATCCGGCTCCCCATGCGACTTAGGGCCATTTCAAACAGTTTTGCGATTGGAGCGGGAATTTCCGGGATCATATCTTCCTTACTGCCACCATAGTGATATCATCGTGTTGTTCCTGTTCTTTGACAAATTCTTTTAGTTCTGAATAGATTTTCTCTAGAATGTTTTTTGGTTCTAGTGGGATAAACGAAAGAAAACTAGATTTGAGTTGGGACTCTCCAAACTGGGATTCTAGCGAGTTTCGCGCTTCTGTGACTCCATCTGTGTACAATAAAATGGTGTCACCCGAATCAAATCGCAATTTGGATTCATTCCGAAAGGAGGAAATATCAGGTTGGATTCCAAGGATCACACCTTCTGTTTCGATGACAGAGAGTGATTTAGAATCTGCATGATAATGGTAAAAGTTTCCATGACCAGCACCAGAGAATTGTACCTCTCCAGTAATGAGATTCCAGCGCAGTAAAATCATACTCATAAAACGTGGAGTGATAGCTTCCTTGTAACTAGTATAAAGGTAACTATTAATGTCGTTTAGAATCTCCCAAGGCGAATCTTTCACTCGGACAAGGGAATGAAGTATGGTTCTGACTGTTGCCATAACAAGGCCTGCGGCCACTCCCTTACCACTGACATCCCCGATACAGATAAACAACTCGTTTCTATTAGGTGAAAGTATGAAATCATAATAATCACCTCCAATCCCACGAGCCGGAACCATAAAGCCACCAAAGGAAAATCCTTCTGCTTCTGGAGCTTTTCTAGGTAAGAGAGTACTTTGGATTTCTTTTGCAATTTCAATTTCTTTTTCTAACCTTTCTTTATTCGAAAGATTTTGGTATAAATTGGAATTTTCCATAGTGATTCTAGCTAAAGAAACAAAAGCATTGAGCGCTTCGATTTCATCTTGTGGAAAACGATTCTCTTGTTTGGTGAGAATAAAAACGCAAGCAGTTCCATTTTCCAAAGTGAGTGGAAAAACCATAGATTCTTTACCTTCGATACCAAGAGCTGCCAAGTTTGGATTGGTGATTGGATCGATGGTAATGGTTTCTTTGGTTTGTAATAGAGAAGTAATATTTTCTAAATCGATGGTTTCAGTTTTTGTATGAATTTGGTAGTTTTCTAAATCCCTATAAAGTTTAAATATTTTTGCTTTGGACGACTCAATCGTTCTTTCTATGAGACAGGTCAAAGAGGATTCCACAATGCCTGAAAGAGTTAAAAGAATCATCCGAATCATTTCATCATGATTGTTTAAATAAAGTTGGCTGAGAGTTAAGGCAGCAGTATGCAAACTTTGAAAATTTTTGGATTGGTTTTCTGATTTAGAAAACAAAAGGGAATTTCGCAGTGATACAGCAAATTGACCAACCACAAGTTGCAAAATCTCCTGGTCTTCAATAAAGTCAGAAGAATCTTCTTCTTCGTAATCAATGGTGACCATTCCTACCGCTGTGTTGGCATAAAGAATGGGAATAACTAATTGCGATTTTGTTCCAGTGAGTTTAGAATAAAATTCGTAAAATGGATGGCTTTGTTCTGAAAATTTATAAAAACAAGGTTCCCCTTTTGCCATCGCTTCAATCAAAACTCCATAACTCAAATCATAATCCAAAGTAATTCGTTTGATGGCTCTTTGTAAGGTTTTTTGCCGACTTGAATAGTAGGCTAATTTAATTTCACCTAACTCTAGATTGGTGATGAATATTGCAATTTTATCGCGCTTCAAACGAATAGAGATAAGTTCGGTAAACCTTTGCATCAATTCCTCCAATCCCATGGAGGAGTTAAACAGGGAAAGATTGTCCAAGAGGAATTCAGTTTTCTCTTGGGAGCTGAGGATGTTTTTCCCAATCCGTGCGATTTTTCGTTTTTCTAAAATCCATTCCCGATCACAGGTTTGGCAGAAGAACCTTCCATTTTTGGTAATCCCATTGGGGAGTTGGGGTTCCGCGCAGAGCAAACAGATTCGGTCGTCGGTGAGCTCTCGGTGCATCCTAAGCCAAGGTATTTGATTTCTTTTTTCATTAGCTACAAGAATTTCCTGCAGATCCGAGAAACCTGGTACGATTCATGCTTAATCTATAAGCAAAAGTTGTTTTTTCTGCAGAAATCGGAAGGATGTCGGTAGTTATGATTAAAAAATGGTTTATTTGTTCAATAAATAGGCATACTGTTTTGGTCACCAGCAAGGTCCTTCTGTATTCTTTCGAGGCAGAGCGTAATACTAAAGAGCAAGAACTATGAGCGTGAAAAAATTTAATCCCATCCAATCCATCCATGAAGTAGCAACTGCTATGAATTCCACTCAAGACCCGGACGGGCTATTAGAACTCATTTTGGACCGATGCATACAAATCTGCGGGGTGGAATCGGGATCGCTGATGCTCATCGATGAAAAACTGGGTGTTTTGGATGCAGTCACCTCTCGGGGGATGAACCAACAACTACTCAGGGAGACCAAGTTAAAAATTGGGCAAGGGATCACTGGGATGGCTGCCTCTACTGGGAAAGCAAAACTGGTGAATGATGTTTCAAAAGATCCAGACTACATTCAGGTAAAAGAAGAGATTAAATCTGAGTTAGTTGCTCCAATGATTATGGAGGATGATATCATAGGAGTTATCTCACTTGATTCAAATCGTTTGAATGCATTTACCGCAGAGATGTTAGAAATAGTCAGCGTACTGGCAAACCAAGCAGGGCAAATTTTTAAAAATCTACAAACCATTCGTAGTTTGGAACAAAGAACAAAAATTCAAGCAACACTCATTGAGATTTCAAAAGTGGTCAGTTCCACATTGGATCAGAATGAAGTTTTTGATTCGATTATGGTCACTATGGAAAAATCGCTTCGATTGGAAAAAGGAAGCATTGTTTTATTTAATAAAGAAGAAGGTTTACTTCGCATTGTTGCGGCATCGGGTCTTTCGCCAGAAGAAATTGACAAAGGAAGTTACCAACCAGGTGAAGGTATCACTGGAAAAGTATATGAATCTGGGGAGCCAATTATCATCGAATCAGTCGCAAGTCATCCCGACTTTCTGAATCGTGTTGGTTATTTATCACATTTTAAACATGATCCACATAATGTGAGTTTGTTATGTGCGCCGATATTAAGTGAACAAACTATGTTAGGTGTTGTGAATGCATTTATAGTTCAAAACAAACATACAGATTTAAAATCTTATTTAGACTTTTTGCAAGTGGTCGCATCCATTATCTCTCAATCGATCAAAATCCAAAATTTGGTAGAAGAAGCCAAAAAAGAGATTTCTCGTGAAAATATCCAACTCAAAAGAGAACTAAAGAATAAATATAAGTTTGGATCTCTGATTGGAAAAGCAGCGAGTATGGAGAAGATGTTTGAAAAAATCCAACTGGTTGCCGATTCAAGAGCTTCGGTTTTAATCACAGGAGAATCAGGAACAGGAAAAGAGATGATTGCCAATGCAATTCACTATAATAGTTCTCGTTCCGAAAATCCATTTATCAAAATCAACTGTGCAGCCATTCCTGAAAACTTACTGGAAAGCGAACTTTTTGGTCATAAAAAAGGATCCTTTACCGGTGCGGTTACTGATAAAAAAGGAAAGTTTGAATTGGCGGATACGGGAACTATTTTTCTAGATGAAATCGGTGAAATGGATTTAAACCTACAATCTAAATTACTTCGTGTTTTGCAAGAGAGAGAGATCGAAGCGATTGGTTCTGTAAAGGCTAAAAAAGTTGATGTAAGAATCATTGCAGCAACCAATGCAGAATTGGAACAACTGGTCTCTGAGAAAAAATTCAGGGCCGACCTCTTTTATCGATTGAATGTTGTGAAAATCAATACACCTCCGTTACGTGATCGAGTAGAAGACATTCCACTCCTAATGAATCACTTTTTGGAAAAATACACGAAAGATAATAATAAAGTAATTAAAGGGATCTCAAGAGAAGCATCCAAACTCTTATTAAAATACCGCTGGCCAGGTAACGTTCGTGAGTTGGAAAATGTGATCGAAAGAGCTGTAGTCCTTGCTCAAGAAGAAATACTTACTGAAGAAGATTTCTCCGACATCCTCGCTAGTTTAG
The sequence above is drawn from the Leptospira sp. WS4.C2 genome and encodes:
- the yihA gene encoding ribosome biogenesis GTP-binding protein YihA/YsxC produces the protein MHKYSKEIPFPETKFFTSIANLSEKEELDSIPSIAFMGRSNSGKSSLLNALSNHRGLAKVSRTPGKTKLINIFRTKEGFNLVDLPGFGYSKASHKEHKDMMKLLEGFLNTWQNLKILFILCDSQREFPEEELSTIEVAMEKKIKPVVVRTKIDKLNQSEQHRVRTEMESAMNEIGIPFRVFYLSATTGRGVGELREFIVENMIDQTKVSK
- a CDS encoding ATP-binding protein; this encodes MSWDSFHRNRRKRITPVFRIYSVPFSFCKKKIPNLSLKLKKGLEETGRLVRYHELKKITDKISAVILTGHHCKDYTESIFLHLTRGGGKKAFYTLPPFDGERFLPLVFFEDRELELLYDFITNNMKIFEDESNKDPSFKRNRIRMDLLPILEKENWNFHKTYWNFHDRSQLNLQFDLKKVSTSKQEPHIFRIPHETWTSLNLSAKKDLIDFHLKLLGHYPLYKSGFDNFHLQSEGERAFLENKNCFLYKSKFGDLFIIDKKSPAFKKAVSSRDGSYLNIEWNQNRFRLSDPEEKYSLGSWHHGQKIQIRSGNKEISECMRENGIPFFLRTYIPILYFEGEPIQILFSLFSKSEKNYPKRIYLER
- a CDS encoding arginosuccinate synthase encodes the protein MIPEIPAPIAKLFEMALSRMGSRIATTWVENKTQFLISYSGGKDSSLLVLFFKYLKDTYQIQSPTLFYLSHGIRSIETEEKELLQFLESTQFPFHFVKKKSQIFLSN
- a CDS encoding SpoIIE family protein phosphatase, with the protein product MQRFTELISIRLKRDKIAIFITNLELGEIKLAYYSSRQKTLQRAIKRITLDYDLSYGVLIEAMAKGEPCFYKFSEQSHPFYEFYSKLTGTKSQLVIPILYANTAVGMVTIDYEEEDSSDFIEDQEILQLVVGQFAVSLRNSLLFSKSENQSKNFQSLHTAALTLSQLYLNNHDEMIRMILLTLSGIVESSLTCLIERTIESSKAKIFKLYRDLENYQIHTKTETIDLENITSLLQTKETITIDPITNPNLAALGIEGKESMVFPLTLENGTACVFILTKQENRFPQDEIEALNAFVSLARITMENSNLYQNLSNKERLEKEIEIAKEIQSTLLPRKAPEAEGFSFGGFMVPARGIGGDYYDFILSPNRNELFICIGDVSGKGVAAGLVMATVRTILHSLVRVKDSPWEILNDINSYLYTSYKEAITPRFMSMILLRWNLITGEVQFSGAGHGNFYHYHADSKSLSVIETEGVILGIQPDISSFRNESKLRFDSGDTILLYTDGVTEARNSLESQFGESQLKSSFLSFIPLEPKNILEKIYSELKEFVKEQEQHDDITMVAVRKI
- a CDS encoding sigma 54-interacting transcriptional regulator encodes the protein MNSTQDPDGLLELILDRCIQICGVESGSLMLIDEKLGVLDAVTSRGMNQQLLRETKLKIGQGITGMAASTGKAKLVNDVSKDPDYIQVKEEIKSELVAPMIMEDDIIGVISLDSNRLNAFTAEMLEIVSVLANQAGQIFKNLQTIRSLEQRTKIQATLIEISKVVSSTLDQNEVFDSIMVTMEKSLRLEKGSIVLFNKEEGLLRIVAASGLSPEEIDKGSYQPGEGITGKVYESGEPIIIESVASHPDFLNRVGYLSHFKHDPHNVSLLCAPILSEQTMLGVVNAFIVQNKHTDLKSYLDFLQVVASIISQSIKIQNLVEEAKKEISRENIQLKRELKNKYKFGSLIGKAASMEKMFEKIQLVADSRASVLITGESGTGKEMIANAIHYNSSRSENPFIKINCAAIPENLLESELFGHKKGSFTGAVTDKKGKFELADTGTIFLDEIGEMDLNLQSKLLRVLQEREIEAIGSVKAKKVDVRIIAATNAELEQLVSEKKFRADLFYRLNVVKINTPPLRDRVEDIPLLMNHFLEKYTKDNNKVIKGISREASKLLLKYRWPGNVRELENVIERAVVLAQEEILTEEDFSDILASLEDLPEHTTEVTQSNHVEPISGAEPLDLGSGRLTPGQLDGLDGRAMEIVVSEVESRLIQYAMKKFRYTKTRVAKFLGINRNTLDKKIKELNIEY